A single window of Microbispora hainanensis DNA harbors:
- a CDS encoding allantoate amidohydrolase yields MREGAALVLPEEVEYGFRRLWRDLLPVGRCDATGGYRRHAWTAADAECRAWFEEQALSRGLAYETDRNGNQWAWLGDSTAGDAVVTGSHLDSVPDGGAYDGPLGVVGAFAALDALRARGFRPERPLAVVNFTEEEGARFGLACLGSRLMTGAVRPETAGALRDADGVTLAAAMERAGRDPAAAGRDDARLTRIGAFVELHVEQGRHLAATPHPVGVASAIWPHGRWRFDFRGEANHAGTTRLEDRRDPMPAYAAAVLAARANAERLGALATFGRIKVEPNGTNAIASLVSAWLDCRAPDAALLDRLVEETTRAAEGAEVTRESYTPVVNFDVPLRDRVAGVLGGAPVLPTGAGHDAGILAGEVPAAMLFVRNPTGVSHSPYEHADEADCLAGVAALAAVLEDLLTPAAASPGGAL; encoded by the coding sequence ATGCGTGAGGGCGCGGCCCTGGTCCTGCCGGAGGAGGTCGAGTACGGCTTCCGCCGGCTGTGGCGCGACCTGCTCCCCGTGGGCCGGTGCGACGCGACGGGCGGATATCGGCGGCACGCCTGGACGGCGGCCGACGCGGAGTGCCGGGCCTGGTTCGAGGAGCAGGCACTCAGCCGAGGCCTCGCGTACGAGACAGACCGCAACGGCAACCAGTGGGCCTGGCTGGGCGATTCCACGGCGGGCGACGCCGTGGTGACCGGTTCCCACCTTGACTCCGTGCCCGATGGCGGGGCGTACGACGGCCCGCTGGGGGTCGTGGGGGCGTTCGCCGCGCTCGACGCCCTGCGGGCGCGCGGGTTCCGGCCGGAGCGGCCGCTGGCGGTGGTGAACTTCACCGAGGAGGAGGGCGCAAGATTCGGCCTGGCCTGCCTGGGATCGCGGCTGATGACCGGCGCCGTCCGTCCCGAGACGGCAGGGGCGCTGCGCGACGCGGACGGCGTCACGCTGGCAGCGGCGATGGAGCGGGCGGGACGCGACCCGGCGGCCGCCGGCCGTGACGACGCGCGCCTGACCCGCATCGGGGCCTTCGTGGAGCTGCACGTCGAGCAGGGCCGCCACCTTGCCGCCACACCGCATCCGGTCGGCGTCGCCTCCGCGATCTGGCCGCACGGCCGCTGGCGTTTCGACTTCCGGGGGGAGGCCAACCACGCCGGGACCACCCGCCTGGAGGACCGGCGCGATCCCATGCCGGCGTACGCGGCGGCGGTGCTGGCCGCCCGGGCGAACGCCGAACGCCTGGGGGCCCTGGCCACCTTCGGCAGGATCAAAGTCGAGCCCAACGGCACCAACGCCATCGCGTCGCTGGTCAGCGCCTGGCTCGACTGCCGGGCGCCGGACGCCGCCCTGCTCGACAGGCTCGTCGAGGAGACGACCCGAGCTGCCGAGGGGGCCGAGGTGACCCGGGAGTCCTACACACCGGTCGTGAACTTCGACGTGCCGCTGCGCGACCGTGTCGCGGGCGTCCTCGGCGGCGCGCCGGTGCTGCCCACGGGGGCAGGGCACGACGCCGGCATCCTCGCCGGTGAGGTCCCGGCGGCCATGCTGTTCGTGCGCAATCCCACGGGCGTCTCGCACTCGCCGTACGAGCACGCCGACGAGGCCGACTGCCTCGCCGGGGTCGCCGCACTCGCCGCCGTTCTGGAGGATCTGCTCACACCGGCCGCCGCCAGCCCCGGCGGGGCTCTCTGA
- the hutU gene encoding urocanate hydratase: protein MRAPRGGTLNTRGWQQEAALRMLMNNLDPEVAEHPERLVVYGGSGKAARDWPSYDAIVRELTTLRADETLLVQSGRPVGVMTTHEWAPRVLIANSNLVGDWATWPEFRRLERLGLTMYGQMTAGSWIYIGTQGILQGTYETFAAVAAKRFGGSLAGTITLTAGLGGMGGAQPLAVTMNGGVAICVDCDPRSVERRIAHRYLDVRAESLEEALRLAYEARDARRPLSIGVVANAAEAVPALLAGGAEIDIVTDQTSAHDPLAYLPLGVAFEDMAELARKDPEGFTRRARESMARHVEAMVGFQDAGAEVFDYGNSIRGEASLAGYARAFDFPGFVPAYIRPLFCEGKGPFRWAALSGDPADIATTDRAILDLFPDNEPLARWIRMAGERVRFQGLPARICWLGYGERDRAGERFNDLVASGEISAPIVIGRDHLDCGSVASPYRETEGMLDGSDAIADWPLLNAMVNVASGASWVSIHHGGGVGIGRSIHAGQVTVADGTPLAGEKIRRVLTNDPGMGVIRHVDAGYDRAVEVAGERGVRVPMAEAGAGAGAGADHDA from the coding sequence ATCCGGGCTCCGCGCGGCGGCACGCTGAACACCCGCGGCTGGCAGCAGGAGGCCGCCCTGCGCATGCTCATGAACAACCTCGACCCCGAGGTCGCCGAGCATCCGGAGCGGCTCGTCGTCTATGGCGGCAGCGGCAAGGCGGCCCGCGACTGGCCGTCGTACGACGCGATCGTGCGTGAGCTCACCACCCTGCGGGCCGACGAGACCCTGCTGGTGCAGTCGGGCCGCCCGGTCGGCGTGATGACCACCCACGAGTGGGCTCCCCGCGTGCTCATCGCCAACTCCAACCTCGTCGGCGACTGGGCGACATGGCCGGAGTTCCGGCGGCTGGAGCGGCTCGGGCTCACGATGTACGGCCAGATGACGGCCGGTTCGTGGATCTACATCGGCACCCAGGGCATCCTGCAGGGCACGTACGAGACGTTCGCGGCGGTCGCGGCCAAGCGGTTCGGCGGCAGTCTCGCCGGGACGATCACGCTCACCGCCGGGCTCGGCGGCATGGGCGGCGCGCAGCCGCTCGCGGTCACGATGAACGGCGGCGTGGCGATCTGCGTCGACTGCGACCCGCGCAGCGTCGAGCGCCGCATCGCCCACCGCTACCTCGACGTCCGGGCCGAGAGCCTGGAGGAGGCTCTGCGCCTGGCGTACGAGGCCAGGGACGCCCGCCGCCCGCTGTCCATCGGCGTCGTGGCCAACGCGGCCGAGGCCGTGCCCGCACTGCTGGCCGGGGGCGCGGAGATCGACATCGTGACCGACCAGACGAGCGCGCACGACCCGCTGGCCTACCTGCCGCTGGGCGTCGCGTTCGAGGACATGGCCGAGCTGGCGCGCAAGGACCCCGAAGGCTTCACCCGCCGGGCCCGCGAGTCGATGGCCCGGCACGTCGAGGCGATGGTCGGCTTCCAGGACGCGGGTGCGGAGGTGTTCGACTACGGCAACTCGATCAGGGGCGAGGCGAGCCTCGCCGGCTATGCGCGGGCGTTCGACTTCCCGGGGTTCGTGCCCGCCTACATCCGGCCGCTGTTCTGCGAGGGGAAGGGCCCGTTCCGGTGGGCGGCGCTGTCGGGCGACCCGGCCGACATCGCGACGACCGATCGCGCGATCCTCGATCTGTTCCCCGACAACGAGCCGCTGGCCCGGTGGATCAGGATGGCGGGGGAGCGGGTGCGGTTCCAGGGCCTGCCCGCGCGGATCTGCTGGCTCGGGTACGGCGAGCGCGACCGGGCCGGCGAGCGGTTCAACGACCTCGTCGCCTCGGGGGAGATCTCCGCGCCCATCGTGATCGGCCGCGACCACCTCGACTGCGGCTCAGTGGCCTCGCCCTACCGCGAGACGGAGGGCATGCTGGACGGCTCCGACGCGATCGCCGACTGGCCGCTGCTCAACGCCATGGTCAACGTCGCCTCCGGCGCGTCCTGGGTGTCCATCCACCACGGCGGCGGGGTCGGCATCGGCCGCTCCATCCACGCGGGACAGGTCACCGTCGCCGACGGCACGCCGCTGGCGGGGGAGAAGATCCGCCGGGTGCTGACCAACGACCCCGGGATGGGTGTGATCCGCCACGTGGACGCCGGATACGACCGGGCCGTCGAGGTGGCCGGGGAGCGCGGCGTACGCGTCCCGATGGCCGAGGCGGGGGCGGGGGCGGGGGCGGGGGCGGACCACGATGCGTGA
- a CDS encoding MBL fold metallo-hydrolase yields MTGGLRSGGLGRRLGFVAGAAALAAAVWAVRDVPAALGARPSGERALRVRRSKQFRNGAFRNTSPSPVLPPGTRQQVVREFLRRTQRKPRLPVPLMTPGPSRGGDLDAVWYGHSSALIEIEGRRVLLDPVWSERCSPASFTGPRRLHPPPVPLYQLPELDAIVISHDHYDHLDMDTVRLLARTQSAPFLVPLGVGAHLERWRVPASRIVELDWNEETTVSGLRFVATPGRHFSGRGLRRDQTLWASWVIAGERRRVFYTGDSGYFDGYAAIGETYGPFDLSVIQIGAYSKGWPDIHMTPEEAILAHLDVRAGVLLPVHWGTFSLAPHAWNDPIDQLWREAKARDVRLVVPRPGERVTVDDPPPVDGWWQTIL; encoded by the coding sequence ATGACCGGTGGTTTGAGAAGTGGTGGCCTGGGCCGGCGCCTGGGGTTCGTCGCGGGAGCGGCCGCCCTGGCGGCGGCGGTGTGGGCGGTGCGCGACGTCCCCGCCGCGCTGGGGGCGCGGCCCTCGGGTGAGCGGGCGCTCCGGGTGCGGCGCTCGAAACAGTTCCGCAACGGCGCGTTCCGCAACACGAGCCCCAGCCCCGTCCTCCCGCCGGGGACCAGGCAGCAGGTCGTCCGCGAGTTCCTCCGCCGGACGCAGCGCAAGCCCCGGCTGCCCGTTCCCCTGATGACTCCCGGCCCGTCCCGGGGCGGCGACCTCGACGCCGTCTGGTACGGCCACTCCTCGGCCCTGATCGAGATCGAGGGGCGGCGGGTGCTGCTCGATCCGGTCTGGAGCGAGCGTTGCTCCCCGGCGTCGTTCACCGGGCCGCGGCGCCTGCATCCTCCGCCGGTGCCGCTGTATCAGCTGCCCGAGCTCGACGCGATCGTCATCTCGCACGACCACTACGACCACCTCGACATGGACACGGTGCGCCTGCTGGCCCGCACGCAGTCCGCGCCGTTCCTGGTGCCGCTCGGGGTCGGCGCCCATCTCGAACGGTGGCGGGTGCCCGCGTCGCGGATCGTCGAGCTCGACTGGAACGAGGAGACCACGGTGTCCGGTCTCCGGTTCGTGGCGACCCCCGGCCGTCACTTCTCCGGCCGCGGGCTCCGCCGGGACCAGACCCTCTGGGCCTCCTGGGTGATCGCGGGCGAGCGGCGCCGGGTCTTCTACACCGGCGACTCCGGCTACTTCGACGGGTATGCCGCGATCGGCGAGACGTACGGGCCGTTCGACCTGTCGGTGATCCAGATCGGCGCCTACAGCAAGGGCTGGCCGGACATCCACATGACGCCGGAGGAGGCGATCCTCGCCCACCTCGACGTACGCGCCGGGGTGCTGCTGCCGGTGCACTGGGGCACGTTCTCGCTCGCCCCGCACGCCTGGAACGACCCGATCGACCAGCTGTGGCGGGAGGCCAAGGCACGCGACGTGCGCCTCGTGGTGCCGCGGCCGGGCGAGCGCGTCACGGTGGACGACCCGCCGCCGGTGGACGGCTGGTGGCAGACGATCCTGTGA
- a CDS encoding STAS domain-containing protein — protein MHDFQVSVAQSPPFTLVTLSGELDVITVPRLRERVEPLLARPATRILFDVEKLRFIDSAGMRVLIDACVRTPPKDGDGALCGMSPQMRHLFSLLGLTSRLTVYPTRADALSRPAATAP, from the coding sequence ATGCACGACTTCCAGGTGTCGGTGGCGCAGTCACCTCCTTTCACCCTCGTCACCCTCAGCGGCGAACTCGATGTGATCACGGTCCCCCGGCTGCGTGAGCGTGTAGAGCCCCTCCTGGCCCGTCCCGCGACGCGCATCCTCTTCGACGTGGAGAAACTGCGGTTCATCGACAGCGCCGGCATGCGGGTGCTCATCGACGCCTGCGTCCGCACCCCGCCGAAGGACGGCGACGGCGCGCTCTGCGGGATGAGCCCGCAGATGCGTCACCTGTTCTCGCTGCTCGGCCTGACCTCACGGCTCACCGTGTATCCGACCCGCGCCGACGCGTTGAGCCGTCCGGCGGCCACCGCCCCCTGA
- a CDS encoding hemerythrin domain-containing protein — MTEMQHPVPELMKEGDVVDLLIHQHALIREMFDEVEHAPSDQRAEPFRRLVRMLAVHETAEEEIVHPYTRLRVDGGTGVVADRLKEEREAKEMLLKLNEMGPDHPGFMSELDRLRMAVLTHARAEERYEFTRLRAETTAAERRAMALGVRAAEAMAPTRPRPGVESMTRNLLLGPPAAIMDRARDLIRQAMRK, encoded by the coding sequence ATGACCGAGATGCAGCACCCGGTGCCGGAACTGATGAAGGAAGGCGACGTCGTCGACCTGCTCATCCACCAGCACGCGCTGATCAGGGAGATGTTCGACGAGGTGGAGCACGCCCCGTCCGACCAGCGCGCCGAGCCGTTCCGGCGGCTGGTGCGCATGCTGGCCGTCCACGAGACGGCGGAGGAGGAGATCGTCCACCCCTACACCCGGCTGCGCGTGGACGGGGGAACGGGCGTGGTGGCCGACCGGCTCAAGGAGGAGCGCGAGGCCAAGGAGATGCTCCTCAAGCTGAACGAGATGGGCCCGGACCATCCCGGCTTCATGTCCGAGCTCGACCGGCTCCGGATGGCCGTGCTCACGCACGCGCGGGCCGAGGAGCGTTACGAGTTCACCAGGCTCCGGGCCGAGACGACGGCGGCCGAACGGCGGGCGATGGCGCTCGGGGTCCGTGCCGCCGAGGCGATGGCCCCGACCCGCCCGCGCCCGGGGGTGGAGTCGATGACGCGCAACCTGCTGCTGGGCCCGCCGGCGGCGATCATGGATCGGGCACGCGACCTGATCCGGCAGGCGATGCGCAAGTAA
- a CDS encoding cellulose-binding domain-containing protein — protein sequence MKQFRPVRGHRLAARGLPGSPVARVVAALAALVAGLVVVLVPGTATAAPVCSVDYTTNQWPGGFTASVRLTNLGPAVSGWTLRWTAGTGEQITNAWSAQVSQSGTTVTATNAAWNGSLATGGVADFGFQGTWSSSLTTPSDWSLNGVPCGGVASPSPSPSVIVDHSPSPSPSPSLSPSPSPSPSPSPSPSPSPSPSPTVDHSPSPSPSPSPSPSPSVTPTPSGCSGTGLVVCTGFEDQSGTPSGEWQVTTPNCSGTGTATIDTATVHSGGKSLRINGGGNYCNHIFAATTKDVSGIAPVVYGRMWVRHTTALPTGHVSMITMSDSRDGGRDLRIGGQNGALQWNRESDDATLPEQSPSGVALSSPLPVNRWVCLRFQIDTTQQSMRTYLDDQEIAGLRVDGTPTTDIDAQWLRRSTAPRPTTFRLGWESYGSDSDTIWYDDVALGSSPVGC from the coding sequence ATGAAGCAGTTCCGTCCCGTCCGAGGGCATCGCCTCGCGGCCCGCGGCCTGCCGGGCTCTCCGGTGGCGCGCGTGGTCGCGGCCCTGGCCGCGCTGGTCGCCGGCCTGGTGGTCGTGCTGGTGCCCGGCACCGCCACCGCGGCTCCCGTCTGCAGTGTGGACTACACGACCAACCAGTGGCCCGGCGGCTTCACCGCCTCGGTGCGGCTCACCAACCTCGGCCCGGCGGTCAGCGGATGGACGCTGCGCTGGACGGCGGGCACCGGCGAGCAGATCACCAACGCCTGGAGCGCCCAGGTCAGCCAGTCGGGCACGACCGTGACCGCGACCAATGCCGCGTGGAACGGCTCGCTGGCGACGGGCGGCGTCGCCGACTTCGGGTTCCAGGGCACCTGGTCGAGCAGCCTCACGACGCCTTCCGACTGGTCGCTGAACGGCGTGCCGTGCGGCGGCGTCGCCTCCCCGTCCCCCTCGCCGTCGGTGATCGTGGACCACTCGCCGTCCCCGTCTCCGTCTCCGTCTCTTTCCCCCTCGCCGTCCCCGTCTCCTTCCCCCTCTCCTTCCCCCTCGCCGTCGCCGTCGCCGTCGCCCACGGTGGACCACTCGCCGTCGCCGTCCCCTTCGCCGTCTCCCTCGCCCAGCCCGTCGGTGACGCCCACGCCGTCCGGCTGCTCGGGGACCGGGCTGGTCGTCTGCACCGGCTTCGAGGACCAGTCGGGCACGCCGTCGGGTGAGTGGCAGGTGACCACCCCGAACTGCTCGGGCACCGGCACCGCCACGATCGACACCGCCACCGTGCACAGCGGCGGCAAGTCGCTGCGGATCAACGGCGGCGGCAACTACTGCAACCACATCTTCGCCGCGACCACCAAGGACGTCTCCGGCATCGCGCCCGTGGTGTACGGCCGCATGTGGGTGCGCCACACGACCGCGCTCCCCACGGGCCACGTCTCGATGATCACGATGTCGGACTCCAGGGACGGCGGCAGGGACCTGCGCATCGGCGGCCAGAACGGCGCGCTCCAGTGGAACCGGGAGTCCGACGACGCCACGCTGCCCGAGCAGAGCCCCTCCGGCGTCGCGCTGAGCTCCCCGCTGCCCGTCAACCGCTGGGTCTGCCTGCGCTTCCAGATCGACACCACGCAGCAGTCCATGCGTACGTACCTGGACGACCAGGAGATCGCGGGCCTGCGGGTGGACGGCACGCCGACCACCGACATCGACGCCCAGTGGCTCCGCCGCTCCACCGCGCCCCGGCCCACGACGTTCCGCCTGGGCTGGGAGAGCTACGGCAGCGACTCCGACACCATCTGGTACGACGACGTGGCGCTGGGGTCGAGCCCGGTCGGCTGCTGA
- a CDS encoding ROK family protein, with the protein MADTGSWVVVGLDNGGTSNNATVLDASGRFLVDRLVETPSLVREGPEVAVEQLLLALDNVLELTGTPRSAVRAVGLDTPGPASADGVISSKGATNFVDPGWFGFDFRGALESRLGLPVVYNNDGNAAALYSHHVRFGPDAWQHSSVSAIVGTGLGGGVIQSGHVVKGAAGMAGELGHVHIPLQGLLEDGQPLPECNCGFVGDAESVASLTGIEKNLLPYWLTRFPDHELHKVEPVGKAAKLLRGYAENGDPLALKVFEQQAMAIGRLFTIAANFTDPDAYFLGGGVVEAAPHFREWFLEKVREHTLLREEQRRVASVTLVEDLDMAGARGAALAALAEIVGR; encoded by the coding sequence ATGGCAGATACAGGGTCCTGGGTCGTCGTCGGGCTCGACAACGGCGGCACAAGCAACAACGCGACCGTTCTGGACGCCTCAGGGCGGTTCCTGGTGGACCGGCTGGTCGAGACCCCCAGCCTCGTGCGGGAGGGTCCCGAGGTCGCGGTCGAGCAGCTCCTGCTCGCCCTCGACAACGTGCTGGAGCTGACCGGCACGCCGCGCTCCGCCGTACGCGCTGTGGGCCTGGACACCCCGGGCCCGGCCAGCGCCGACGGGGTGATCTCCTCGAAGGGCGCGACCAACTTCGTCGATCCGGGCTGGTTCGGCTTCGACTTCCGGGGAGCCCTGGAGTCGCGGCTGGGGCTGCCGGTCGTCTACAACAACGACGGCAACGCCGCGGCGCTCTACTCCCACCACGTACGCTTCGGGCCGGACGCCTGGCAGCACTCGTCGGTGTCGGCGATCGTCGGCACCGGGCTCGGGGGCGGCGTCATCCAGTCGGGACACGTGGTGAAGGGCGCCGCCGGGATGGCCGGCGAGCTCGGCCACGTCCACATCCCGCTGCAGGGCCTGCTGGAGGACGGCCAGCCGCTCCCCGAGTGCAACTGCGGCTTCGTCGGGGACGCCGAGAGCGTCGCCTCGCTGACCGGCATCGAGAAGAACCTGCTGCCCTACTGGCTGACCCGCTTCCCCGACCACGAGCTGCACAAGGTCGAGCCCGTCGGGAAGGCCGCCAAGCTGCTGCGCGGCTACGCCGAGAACGGCGACCCGCTCGCGCTCAAGGTCTTCGAGCAGCAGGCCATGGCCATCGGCAGGCTGTTCACGATCGCGGCCAACTTCACCGACCCGGACGCGTACTTCCTGGGCGGCGGGGTGGTCGAGGCGGCCCCGCACTTCCGCGAGTGGTTCCTGGAGAAGGTCCGCGAGCACACCCTGCTGCGCGAGGAGCAGCGGCGGGTGGCCTCGGTGACGCTCGTCGAGGACCTCGACATGGCCGGCGCCCGGGGCGCGGCGCTCGCCGCCCTCGCCGAGATCGTCGGCCGCTGA
- a CDS encoding Lrp/AsnC family transcriptional regulator: MSSNSGSGGGATGRIGIGLELDATHLKILEVLRENGRVSVSALAERVGISRANAYTRFEALRADGVIKRFTAEIDHQRAGLGIVALIFVTVRQQMWRQFRAQLAQMPEVEYCAITTGQHDAMIQVRMADVAEVHAMVTERLANIPAVKATETVFILDEVLRRPYVLPSDRERDRGRGAARRPTPSASPEPEQGPGPGQGQGQGLPLGKMRFVGAAEGRAALRDET; the protein is encoded by the coding sequence ATGTCAAGCAACTCGGGGTCCGGGGGCGGCGCCACTGGACGGATCGGCATCGGCCTGGAGCTGGACGCCACCCATCTGAAGATCCTCGAGGTGCTCAGGGAGAACGGGCGGGTCTCGGTCTCCGCGCTCGCCGAGCGCGTGGGGATCTCCCGGGCCAACGCCTACACACGCTTCGAGGCGCTGCGCGCCGACGGTGTGATCAAGCGCTTCACGGCCGAGATCGACCACCAGCGGGCCGGTCTCGGCATCGTCGCGCTGATCTTCGTGACCGTGCGCCAGCAGATGTGGCGGCAGTTCCGCGCCCAGCTCGCGCAGATGCCGGAGGTGGAGTACTGCGCCATCACCACCGGCCAGCACGACGCCATGATCCAGGTGCGGATGGCCGACGTGGCCGAGGTGCACGCGATGGTCACCGAACGCCTGGCCAACATCCCCGCCGTCAAGGCCACCGAGACCGTGTTCATCCTCGACGAGGTGCTCAGGCGGCCGTACGTGCTGCCGAGCGACCGGGAGCGCGACCGGGGCAGGGGCGCCGCGCGGCGGCCCACGCCCTCGGCCTCCCCGGAGCCCGAGCAGGGGCCGGGGCCAGGCCAGGGGCAGGGGCAGGGGCTGCCGCTCGGCAAGATGCGCTTCGTCGGCGCGGCCGAGGGCCGCGCCGCGCTGCGCGACGAAACGTAG
- a CDS encoding ABC transporter substrate-binding protein, translated as MTTRSWQVRAGLLPVVLTGALALAACSGGGSSSSTPSGAAGKTLVIDTSFDLKTADPGRTYEPTGLIVDKATYDTLLTFDGSDVTKPVPSLAESYELSPDGKTLTLKLRQGAKFADGSPVTADDVVFSLTRVRDMKGTPSFLLDGVEIAKTDDSTITLTSKTSNPALPYILPNPALGILNSKAAKEHGATDDPGDKAEQYLNSTSAGSGPYTIESFNVSSQVVLKANANYWGTKKPYYDKVVIRNVESATQKLNVQRGDSQVALNLSGDQVAGISGGLQVDRTTSAYVFFLLANQDSGVSKVTSNPKFVEAVRKGIDYQGLLELAGEGSTQASGIIPSMFLGALPADQAATRDVEGAKAALAASGVTDPTVKLEYPSELTVNGLSFQPLAERIQANLKEVGINVELTPAPVTTALDNYRNGKEELGLWYWGPDFPDPSNYLSFAPGKLVGLRAGWKAGADKDVEAAADKAAAAVSDDDRKQAYTDFQQKLNATGPFMPLIQPGQNIVTAASVTGVAYHPVWTINVADLGAK; from the coding sequence ATGACGACCCGTTCGTGGCAGGTGAGGGCCGGCCTGCTCCCGGTTGTGCTCACCGGCGCCCTCGCCCTCGCGGCCTGCTCCGGCGGCGGCTCGTCCAGCAGCACCCCCAGCGGCGCCGCGGGCAAGACGCTCGTGATAGACACCTCGTTCGACCTCAAGACGGCGGACCCGGGACGGACCTACGAGCCGACCGGCCTGATCGTCGACAAGGCGACCTACGACACGCTTCTCACGTTCGACGGCTCCGACGTCACCAAGCCGGTGCCGTCGCTCGCCGAGTCGTACGAACTGTCGCCCGACGGCAAGACGCTCACGCTCAAGCTGCGGCAGGGCGCGAAGTTCGCCGACGGCTCCCCGGTGACCGCCGACGACGTGGTGTTCTCGCTCACCCGCGTGCGCGACATGAAGGGCACGCCGTCGTTCCTGCTCGACGGCGTGGAGATCGCCAAGACCGACGACTCGACCATCACGCTGACGTCGAAGACCTCCAACCCGGCGCTGCCGTACATCCTGCCCAACCCCGCCCTCGGCATCCTCAACTCGAAGGCGGCCAAGGAGCACGGGGCGACCGACGACCCGGGCGACAAGGCAGAGCAGTACCTCAACTCCACCTCGGCGGGCTCGGGGCCGTACACGATCGAGTCGTTCAACGTGAGCAGCCAGGTCGTGCTGAAGGCGAACGCGAACTACTGGGGCACGAAGAAGCCCTATTACGACAAGGTGGTCATCCGCAACGTCGAGTCGGCCACGCAGAAGCTCAACGTGCAGCGCGGCGACAGCCAGGTGGCGCTGAACCTGTCCGGCGACCAGGTGGCCGGCATCTCCGGCGGCCTGCAGGTCGACCGGACCACCTCGGCGTACGTGTTCTTCCTGCTCGCCAACCAGGACTCGGGCGTCAGCAAGGTCACCTCCAACCCCAAGTTCGTCGAGGCGGTGCGCAAGGGCATCGACTATCAGGGGCTGCTCGAGCTGGCCGGCGAGGGCTCGACGCAGGCATCGGGCATCATCCCGTCGATGTTCCTCGGCGCGCTGCCCGCCGACCAGGCGGCCACGCGCGACGTCGAGGGCGCCAAGGCGGCGCTCGCCGCGAGCGGCGTGACCGACCCCACGGTCAAGCTGGAGTATCCCAGCGAGCTGACCGTGAACGGCCTGTCCTTCCAGCCGCTGGCCGAGCGTATCCAGGCCAACCTCAAGGAGGTCGGCATCAACGTCGAGCTGACCCCCGCCCCGGTCACCACCGCCCTGGACAACTACCGCAACGGCAAGGAGGAGCTGGGCCTGTGGTACTGGGGCCCCGACTTCCCCGACCCCAGCAACTACCTGTCGTTCGCCCCGGGCAAGCTGGTCGGCCTGCGGGCCGGATGGAAGGCGGGCGCGGACAAGGACGTCGAGGCCGCCGCCGACAAGGCCGCCGCCGCGGTGAGCGACGACGACCGCAAGCAGGCGTACACCGACTTCCAGCAGAAGCTCAACGCGACCGGCCCGTTCATGCCGCTGATCCAGCCCGGCCAGAACATCGTGACGGCGGCGTCCGTCACCGGTGTGGCGTACCACCCCGTGTGGACGATCAATGTCGCCGACCTCGGCGCCAAGTAG
- a CDS encoding ABC transporter permease, with protein MRSPLARFLVRRVLTAVLLALGITLVTFVLTNLVPGDPVAANLGQRALGDPAIVAQWRADHGLDRPLPQQYLLHLEGLLHGDLGTSQQSHRPVLDDLSEAVPATLELAGAAILVSLILGVGFGVIAALRRDRISDHVLRVLSLIGISVPTFWLALVAFYVFFFRLQITPGSGRIDSGMTPPPQVTGLYTVDALLSGQWDVFSSAVGHLAAPALVLALYTIGLLTRFTRSAVLEVLGQDYVRAARAKGLPGRVVLFRYVLRPALVPVITVAGLAFGSLLSGTVLVEAVFAWPGVGQYAYKSATTLDLPAVMGVGLVVGVVYLVINLVVDVLYGVIDPRVRVS; from the coding sequence GTGCGCAGTCCGCTCGCCCGGTTCCTGGTGCGGCGCGTCCTCACGGCGGTGCTGCTGGCGCTGGGCATCACGCTGGTCACCTTCGTGCTGACCAACCTGGTGCCCGGCGACCCGGTCGCGGCCAACCTCGGCCAGCGGGCGCTCGGCGACCCGGCGATCGTGGCCCAGTGGCGCGCCGATCACGGCCTCGACCGGCCGCTGCCGCAGCAATACCTGCTGCACCTCGAAGGGCTGCTGCACGGCGACCTCGGGACGAGCCAGCAGAGCCACCGTCCGGTGCTCGACGACCTCTCCGAGGCGGTGCCGGCCACGCTGGAGCTGGCCGGGGCCGCGATCCTCGTCTCGCTGATCCTCGGCGTGGGATTCGGCGTGATCGCGGCGCTGCGTCGCGACCGGATCTCCGACCACGTGCTGCGGGTGCTCAGCCTCATCGGCATCTCGGTGCCGACGTTCTGGCTGGCGCTCGTGGCGTTCTACGTGTTCTTCTTCCGGCTCCAGATCACCCCGGGCAGCGGCCGCATCGATTCCGGGATGACCCCGCCGCCGCAGGTCACCGGCCTCTACACGGTCGACGCCCTGCTGTCCGGCCAGTGGGACGTGTTCTCCTCGGCGGTCGGCCACCTGGCCGCGCCGGCGCTCGTGCTGGCCCTCTACACGATCGGCCTGCTCACGCGGTTCACCCGCTCGGCCGTGCTGGAGGTGCTCGGGCAGGACTACGTGCGCGCCGCCCGCGCCAAGGGCCTGCCCGGCCGGGTGGTGCTGTTCCGCTATGTGCTGCGCCCCGCGCTGGTGCCGGTCATCACCGTGGCCGGCCTGGCGTTCGGCAGCCTGCTGTCCGGCACCGTGCTGGTGGAGGCCGTCTTCGCCTGGCCGGGCGTCGGCCAGTACGCCTACAAGAGCGCCACCACCCTCGACCTGCCCGCCGTCATGGGCGTCGGCCTCGTGGTGGGCGTGGTCTACCTCGTCATCAACCTGGTCGTCGACGTGCTGTACGGCGTCATCGACCCGAGAGTGAGGGTCTCGTGA